Proteins encoded within one genomic window of Thioploca ingrica:
- a CDS encoding NifA family transcriptional regulator produces the protein MTERQQLLQAELETLYQVSQVLSRSLDLKDTLNAVLKVLHEHAGLESGMVSLLEPETKGLLVTSVHGLPLQANGVRYHPGEGIVGMIMQEEKSVLLQCIANEPRFLGRLGIYNPQGAFIGVPIRIAQQVVGVLAAQPLAGTEYLIAEYGRFLEMVANLIGQNVRLAWEVERKFRDLLDERDQLLRTVRGQYGFDNVIGHAKVMREVFEQVRQVAKWNTTVLIRGETGTGKDLIASAVHYNSSRAHGPFIRLNCAALPENLLESELFGHEKGAFTGAITQRKGRFEQADGGTLFLDEIGDISPTFQAKLLRVIQGREFERVGGNRTIKVDVRIIAATHQDLETEVEAGKFREDLYYRLNVMPIFLPPLRERMEDIPSIVQFLVDKISHQQGRELTLTDAAIRILMHHDWPGNVRELENCLERAAVMTKTTVIDRDAILFTGIEERISVSYGNAQSIDLNDPNLDERERVIAALEKTGWVQAKAARLLGITPRQIAYRIQTLKIKVRQL, from the coding sequence ATGACAGAACGGCAGCAATTACTGCAAGCGGAATTAGAAACACTCTATCAAGTCAGTCAAGTACTCTCGCGTTCGTTGGATCTGAAAGATACTTTGAACGCCGTATTAAAAGTACTTCACGAACATGCCGGCTTAGAAAGTGGCATGGTCAGTCTGCTTGAACCCGAAACCAAGGGACTGTTAGTCACCTCGGTACACGGATTACCGCTACAAGCTAATGGTGTTCGCTATCACCCCGGCGAAGGTATCGTGGGGATGATTATGCAAGAAGAAAAGAGTGTATTACTTCAATGTATTGCTAACGAACCCCGATTTTTAGGTCGTCTGGGTATCTATAATCCCCAAGGCGCTTTTATCGGTGTGCCCATTCGTATTGCCCAACAAGTAGTTGGCGTACTGGCAGCCCAACCCCTGGCTGGAACAGAATATTTAATAGCAGAATATGGCCGATTTTTGGAAATGGTAGCCAATCTCATTGGACAAAATGTACGGTTAGCTTGGGAAGTCGAACGCAAATTTCGAGATTTACTCGATGAACGGGATCAATTACTGCGGACAGTAAGAGGGCAGTACGGTTTTGACAATGTGATTGGCCATGCTAAAGTTATGCGTGAAGTATTCGAGCAAGTCCGCCAAGTGGCTAAATGGAATACCACCGTATTAATTCGAGGGGAAACCGGTACCGGTAAAGATCTCATCGCCAGTGCCGTTCATTACAATTCCTCTCGGGCGCATGGGCCGTTTATTCGACTCAATTGTGCGGCTTTACCAGAAAATTTATTAGAATCCGAACTATTTGGCCACGAAAAAGGCGCTTTTACCGGGGCAATCACCCAACGGAAGGGCCGCTTTGAACAAGCCGATGGCGGCACTTTATTTTTAGACGAAATTGGTGATATCTCCCCGACTTTTCAAGCAAAATTACTGCGAGTCATTCAGGGAAGAGAGTTTGAACGCGTCGGCGGTAACCGCACCATTAAAGTCGATGTTCGTATCATTGCAGCAACTCACCAAGACCTAGAAACTGAGGTAGAAGCCGGTAAATTTCGCGAGGATCTGTATTATCGTCTTAACGTCATGCCCATTTTCCTGCCTCCCCTGCGCGAACGCATGGAAGATATTCCTTCGATTGTGCAATTTTTAGTCGACAAAATTTCTCACCAGCAGGGACGTGAATTAACACTCACCGATGCTGCTATCCGCATTTTGATGCACCACGATTGGCCCGGCAATGTCCGCGAACTAGAAAATTGCCTCGAACGTGCAGCAGTCATGACCAAAACCACGGTTATCGATCGGGACGCGATTCTTTTCACGGGAATTGAAGAAAGAATTTCGGTTAGTTATGGTAATGCCCAAAGTATTGATCTCAATGATCCCAATTTGGATGAGAGAGAACGAGTTATCGCCGCCTTAGAAAAAACCGGCTGGGTACAAGCCAAAGCCGCACGACTTCTGGGAATAACCCCACGACAGATCGCTTACCGCATTCAAACGTTGAAGATAAAAGTACGCCAATTGTGA